From a single Aquincola tertiaricarbonis genomic region:
- a CDS encoding sel1 repeat family protein, translating into MQAVVCDRGPVPLVVHVRCLAALVLLVVAAATSSAEEPRRTSPAWANAEQQLQLALEAQTAGEFDTMLRLLRQSAAQGHVEAQELLGWALLVGPTLYGRAVKTDRCEAGLWLREALVQGSAVAKLQLDFLNRLRHSPSGKDVCQAWGG; encoded by the coding sequence ATGCAAGCCGTTGTTTGCGACCGTGGGCCTGTGCCTCTCGTGGTTCACGTTCGTTGTCTGGCGGCCCTGGTCCTGCTCGTCGTTGCCGCGGCTACCAGTTCAGCGGAAGAGCCACGACGCACGTCGCCGGCCTGGGCGAATGCTGAGCAGCAGCTGCAGTTGGCCCTCGAGGCGCAGACGGCCGGTGAATTCGACACGATGCTCAGGCTGCTGCGTCAATCCGCCGCGCAGGGCCATGTCGAAGCCCAGGAGCTTCTGGGCTGGGCCTTGCTGGTTGGCCCCACGCTGTATGGGAGAGCAGTGAAGACCGACCGATGCGAAGCGGGCCTGTGGCTGCGAGAGGCGCTTGTGCAGGGTAGTGCTGTGGCGAAGCTTCAGCTGGACTTCCTCAATCGCCTGCGCCATTCGCCCAGTGGCAAGGACGTCTGCCAGGCTTGGGGCGGATGA
- a CDS encoding copper resistance protein B, whose translation MNTKKNHPTGSLALALAVALAGLAGPARAMEDDAIFQATRIEIDAGRSDSKSVAAWRADGWIGTDYNRFAWRTEGSRRDGRLEDAEVQALFSRYVAPFWDLQLGLRRELKPAARNYGVIGVRGLAPYAFDVDVAAFVRSDGRLFARTRAEYDMLFTNRLVARPFVGIDWAARSIPSDGIKAGATLSEWGLNVRYEITRTVAPYLDISRQWQRGADGGAGANSVRAGLRLML comes from the coding sequence ATGAACACGAAGAAGAACCACCCGACCGGCTCGTTGGCGCTCGCGCTCGCCGTGGCACTGGCCGGCTTGGCCGGACCCGCCCGAGCGATGGAGGACGATGCGATTTTCCAGGCCACCCGCATCGAGATCGATGCCGGCCGCAGTGACTCGAAGAGCGTGGCGGCCTGGCGCGCCGATGGCTGGATCGGTACCGACTACAACCGTTTCGCCTGGCGCACCGAGGGCTCGCGCCGCGATGGCCGCCTCGAGGACGCCGAGGTGCAGGCGCTGTTCAGCCGCTATGTCGCACCCTTCTGGGACCTGCAGCTCGGCCTGCGGCGCGAACTCAAACCCGCGGCACGCAACTACGGTGTGATCGGCGTGCGCGGCCTGGCACCCTACGCTTTCGACGTCGACGTGGCCGCGTTCGTGCGCAGCGACGGACGCCTGTTCGCGCGCACCCGCGCCGAGTACGACATGCTGTTCACGAACCGCCTCGTCGCCAGGCCCTTCGTCGGCATCGACTGGGCGGCCCGCTCGATCCCGTCGGACGGCATCAAGGCCGGAGCGACGTTGTCGGAGTGGGGACTGAACGTGCGCTACGAGATCACGCGCACCGTCGCCCCATACCTCGATATCAGCCGCCAGTGGCAGCGCGGCGCCGACGGCGGCGCGGGCGCGAACTCGGTGCGGGCCGGGCTGCGGCTGATGCTCTGA
- a CDS encoding heavy metal translocating P-type ATPase, with amino-acid sequence MKTSTVEVGELVSSLSAAGVQRQIAALPGVHHVDVNYVAGSATVHYDETKTSLEDIRRRIVECGYHCRGEMLPAHVCPPEGHAEHAGHEGHGAHAGHATHGHAGHVAATTPAVSSAAAKAPPDALHAGHTPHAGHGGDAAHQTSDMMHDMGHAPGMSMQDMANDMRNRFLVALLFSIPVFLYSPMGKMFGDFATPFGMDRNLFLFIVATGAIAYPGWPFFVAGWRAARNKVANMATLVVLSVGTGYVFSLGATFFYEGEVFYEAASVLLVFILLGHWLEMRARAGASDAIRALMDLAPPMATVLRNGVETKVPTSEVLVGETVIIKPGDKIPVDGKITDGASQVDESMLTGESMPVKKVVGNAVIGATINKSGSFRYQATKVGADTALAQIVKLVQEAQNSKAPGQLLADQASQWLVLIAILVGLTTFAVWFWVLGQPLLFALTLTITVFVIACPDALGLATPMAIMVGTGLGAMNGILFKNAAALENATKLTVVVFDKTGTLTLGQPDVVEMVPAPGTTEAQLLSTAAAVEKFSEHPLALAVLKRAGPDTPEAATEFTNIDGQGARATIGGDVVLLGNRKLMEAERVDLADLAAEAARLQGGGRTVVHVARGGRLIGLIAIADAVRPTSRATIAKLQERGVKVAMITGDNQATAERIGKELGIDIVLADVLPGQKASKIKELQAQGHKVAMVGDGINDAPALTQADVGFAIGAGTDVAMESAQVVLMKSDPYDVVGAIELSRATLRKMHQNLWWAVGYNVIAFPIAAGVFYPFTLSPEVAALSMSGSSAIVAINALMLKRTKLAGIRSPHPSPAAPSPVAQGASA; translated from the coding sequence ATGAAGACAAGCACCGTAGAAGTCGGCGAACTGGTCTCCAGCCTGAGCGCCGCCGGCGTGCAGCGCCAGATCGCGGCGCTCCCCGGCGTTCATCACGTCGACGTCAACTACGTCGCCGGCAGCGCCACCGTGCACTACGACGAGACGAAGACCTCGCTGGAGGACATCCGACGGCGCATTGTCGAGTGCGGCTACCACTGCCGCGGTGAGATGCTGCCCGCCCACGTCTGCCCGCCCGAGGGACATGCCGAACACGCAGGACACGAAGGCCATGGCGCCCACGCCGGGCATGCCACTCATGGGCACGCCGGACACGTCGCCGCCACGACGCCTGCAGTGAGCAGTGCCGCAGCGAAGGCGCCGCCCGATGCGCTGCACGCGGGACACACCCCGCACGCCGGCCACGGCGGCGATGCCGCCCACCAGACGAGCGACATGATGCACGACATGGGCCATGCGCCCGGCATGTCGATGCAGGACATGGCCAACGACATGCGCAACCGCTTCCTGGTCGCGCTGCTGTTCTCGATTCCGGTGTTCCTCTATTCGCCGATGGGCAAGATGTTCGGCGACTTCGCGACGCCGTTCGGGATGGATCGCAACCTCTTCCTGTTCATCGTCGCGACCGGCGCCATCGCCTATCCCGGCTGGCCGTTCTTCGTCGCCGGCTGGCGCGCGGCGCGCAACAAGGTGGCGAACATGGCCACGCTGGTCGTGCTGTCCGTCGGCACCGGCTACGTGTTCAGCCTCGGCGCCACCTTCTTCTACGAGGGCGAGGTGTTCTACGAAGCGGCGTCCGTGCTGCTGGTGTTCATCCTTCTCGGCCACTGGCTGGAGATGCGTGCTCGCGCCGGCGCCTCCGACGCGATCCGCGCGCTGATGGATCTGGCGCCGCCGATGGCCACCGTGCTGCGCAACGGCGTCGAGACCAAGGTGCCGACTTCCGAGGTGCTGGTCGGCGAGACGGTGATCATCAAGCCGGGCGACAAGATCCCGGTGGACGGCAAAATCACCGACGGCGCATCCCAGGTCGACGAATCGATGCTCACTGGCGAATCGATGCCGGTGAAGAAGGTGGTCGGCAACGCCGTGATCGGCGCAACCATCAACAAGAGCGGCAGCTTCCGCTACCAGGCCACCAAGGTCGGCGCCGACACCGCGCTTGCGCAGATCGTCAAGCTGGTCCAGGAGGCGCAGAACTCGAAGGCGCCGGGCCAGTTGCTCGCCGACCAGGCGTCGCAGTGGTTGGTCCTCATCGCCATCCTGGTTGGCCTGACGACCTTTGCGGTGTGGTTCTGGGTCCTTGGTCAGCCGCTGCTGTTCGCCCTCACGCTCACCATCACTGTCTTCGTCATCGCCTGCCCGGACGCGCTCGGCCTGGCGACGCCGATGGCGATCATGGTCGGCACCGGCCTCGGCGCGATGAACGGCATCCTGTTCAAAAACGCCGCGGCGCTGGAAAACGCCACCAAGCTGACGGTGGTCGTGTTTGACAAGACCGGCACGCTGACGCTGGGCCAGCCGGACGTCGTCGAGATGGTGCCGGCGCCCGGCACGACGGAGGCGCAGCTGCTGTCCACCGCGGCCGCGGTGGAGAAGTTCTCGGAGCACCCGCTCGCGCTGGCGGTGCTCAAGCGCGCCGGCCCGGACACGCCAGAGGCGGCGACCGAATTTACCAACATCGACGGCCAGGGCGCGCGCGCGACCATCGGCGGCGACGTCGTTCTGCTCGGCAACCGCAAGCTGATGGAGGCGGAGCGCGTCGACCTCGCCGATCTGGCAGCCGAGGCGGCCCGCCTGCAAGGCGGCGGCCGCACAGTCGTCCACGTGGCGCGAGGCGGCCGCCTGATCGGCCTGATCGCAATCGCCGATGCGGTGCGCCCGACCTCCAGGGCCACGATCGCCAAGCTGCAGGAGCGCGGCGTCAAGGTCGCCATGATCACCGGCGACAACCAGGCCACCGCCGAGCGCATCGGCAAGGAACTCGGCATCGACATCGTGCTGGCCGACGTGCTGCCGGGTCAGAAGGCCTCGAAGATCAAGGAACTGCAAGCCCAGGGTCACAAGGTCGCCATGGTCGGCGACGGCATCAACGATGCCCCGGCCCTCACGCAGGCCGATGTCGGCTTCGCCATCGGCGCGGGCACCGACGTGGCCATGGAAAGCGCCCAGGTCGTGCTGATGAAGAGCGACCCCTACGACGTGGTCGGCGCCATCGAGCTGTCGCGCGCGACGCTGCGCAAGATGCACCAGAACCTCTGGTGGGCGGTGGGCTACAACGTGATTGCCTTCCCGATCGCGGCAGGCGTGTTCTATCCGTTCACGCTGTCGCCCGAGGTCGCGGCGCTGTCGATGTCGGGCAGCTCGGCCATCGTTGCGATCAACGCGCTGATGCTCAAGCGCACCAAGCTCGCCGGCATCCGCAGTCCGCACCCTTCGCCCGCCGCACCGTCGCCGGTCGCGCAAGGCGCGTCGGCCTGA
- the ppk2 gene encoding polyphosphate kinase 2, giving the protein MSKKHKKQEKREEISTSEDGASRATAPTSDTSALTDRSLSREEYEAQLHVLQVELVKLQRHFIRCQDRILVVLEGRDAAGKDGSIKRIVEYLSPRETRVVALAKPSDRERSGWYFQRYVPHLPVAEELVLFNRSWYNRAGVEHVMGFCTKEQHAEFMQSVPKFEEMLVGSGIKLLKYYLDVSKDEQVKRLEERRRDPLKQWKSSPIDAVAVKHWKAYSAARDAMLMRTHTATAPWRIVRADNKRLARLNLMRDILSRLHYAGRKDKLVRPDPDIVFEFSPDCLEAGRLAR; this is encoded by the coding sequence ATGTCCAAGAAGCACAAGAAGCAAGAGAAGCGCGAAGAGATCAGTACCAGCGAGGACGGGGCAAGCAGAGCAACCGCGCCAACGTCCGACACCTCAGCGCTCACGGACCGATCCCTGTCGAGGGAGGAGTACGAGGCCCAACTTCACGTGCTGCAGGTCGAGCTGGTGAAACTGCAGCGCCACTTCATCCGCTGTCAGGACCGGATCCTGGTCGTGCTCGAAGGTCGAGACGCTGCCGGCAAGGACGGCAGCATCAAGCGCATCGTCGAGTACCTCAGCCCGCGCGAGACCCGCGTCGTTGCACTGGCCAAGCCTTCAGACCGCGAGCGCAGCGGCTGGTACTTCCAGCGCTACGTGCCGCACCTGCCGGTGGCCGAGGAACTCGTGCTGTTCAACCGCAGTTGGTACAACCGCGCCGGTGTCGAGCACGTCATGGGCTTCTGCACCAAGGAGCAGCATGCAGAGTTCATGCAATCGGTGCCGAAGTTCGAGGAGATGCTGGTCGGATCGGGCATCAAGCTGCTGAAGTACTACCTCGACGTCAGCAAGGACGAACAGGTCAAGCGCCTCGAAGAGCGCCGCCGCGACCCGCTCAAGCAGTGGAAGTCGAGCCCGATCGACGCGGTGGCCGTCAAGCATTGGAAGGCGTACTCCGCCGCGCGCGACGCCATGCTGATGCGCACGCACACGGCGACAGCGCCGTGGCGGATCGTGCGCGCGGACAACAAGCGCCTAGCCCGTCTCAACCTGATGCGCGACATCCTCTCCCGGCTCCACTACGCCGGCCGGAAGGACAAGCTCGTGCGTCCTGACCCCGACATCGTGTTCGAGTTCTCTCCCGATTGCCTCGAGGCCGGTCGCCTGGCCCGCTGA
- the tnpA gene encoding IS66-like element accessory protein TnpA, with translation MDTSAVRGQGRRRRRIHSAEFKAHIVATCCQPGVSSAAVALANGINANLVRRWVKEAEVSTEMDSAAKAPETPMQAKAATPKFLPVPMPTPAAPPVAADIRIELQRGATAVTVTWPASAAGECAAWMRELLR, from the coding sequence ATGGACACTTCAGCAGTCCGCGGCCAGGGCCGGCGTCGCCGGCGAATTCACAGCGCAGAGTTCAAGGCGCACATCGTGGCCACCTGCTGCCAGCCCGGTGTGTCGTCCGCCGCGGTGGCTCTGGCAAACGGCATCAACGCGAATCTGGTCCGGCGATGGGTCAAGGAAGCCGAGGTGAGCACCGAGATGGACAGCGCCGCGAAGGCGCCGGAGACGCCAATGCAGGCGAAGGCCGCGACGCCCAAGTTCTTGCCCGTTCCGATGCCGACACCGGCTGCACCACCCGTGGCTGCCGACATCCGCATCGAGCTGCAGCGCGGCGCGACCGCCGTCACAGTGACCTGGCCGGCCAGTGCAGCTGGCGAATGCGCGGCCTGGATGCGCGAGCTGCTTCGATGA
- a CDS encoding TPM domain-containing protein produces MRWLAVLWLLCWAALGAAQELVPVPPLQGRVTDLTGTLTAQQSATLEQSLRAFEERKGTQIAVLIVPTTQPEAIEPYALRVVEQWKLGRRKVDDGALLLVAKDDRAVRIEVGYGIEGALNDATAARVIAEVITPRFRQGDFYGGLTAGLDQIVRVLDGEALPPPTRRGPAAADNGLGQSWPVLFIVALVLGGVLRQVLGRVPGALVVGGVLGVVAWFALGTLAIAATAGLTGFFVTLLGIGMGGHGGMHGHGGHRGGGFGGGGGFGGGGGGFGGGGASGRW; encoded by the coding sequence CTGCGCTGGCTAGCCGTCCTCTGGCTCCTGTGCTGGGCCGCACTGGGCGCCGCGCAGGAACTCGTCCCGGTGCCGCCTCTGCAAGGCCGGGTGACTGACCTGACCGGCACGCTGACGGCACAGCAGAGCGCCACGCTCGAGCAGTCGCTGCGCGCGTTCGAGGAGCGCAAGGGCACGCAGATCGCGGTGCTGATCGTGCCGACAACGCAGCCGGAGGCGATCGAACCCTACGCGCTGCGTGTGGTCGAGCAATGGAAGCTGGGGCGCCGCAAGGTCGACGACGGCGCGCTGCTGCTCGTCGCGAAGGACGACCGCGCCGTACGGATCGAGGTCGGCTACGGAATCGAAGGCGCACTGAACGATGCGACGGCAGCGCGGGTCATTGCGGAAGTCATCACGCCCCGATTCCGGCAGGGCGACTTCTATGGGGGCCTCACGGCAGGGCTGGATCAGATCGTGCGCGTCCTCGATGGCGAGGCCCTGCCGCCGCCCACGCGGCGCGGCCCGGCAGCCGCGGACAACGGACTGGGGCAAAGCTGGCCGGTGCTGTTCATCGTCGCGCTGGTGCTCGGCGGCGTGTTACGGCAGGTGCTGGGTCGCGTGCCAGGAGCCCTGGTGGTCGGCGGCGTGCTGGGCGTCGTCGCCTGGTTCGCGCTCGGCACCCTGGCCATCGCGGCCACCGCAGGCCTGACCGGCTTCTTTGTCACGCTGCTGGGCATCGGCATGGGCGGCCACGGTGGCATGCACGGGCACGGCGGGCACCGCGGCGGTGGCTTCGGCGGAGGCGGTGGGTTCGGCGGCGGCGGCGGAGGTTTTGGCGGGGGCGGTGCCTCCGGCAGGTGGTGA
- a CDS encoding TPM domain-containing protein encodes MDLARLLRHLTTTAAHVRHAFPASALSSIEHAIAASEATHAGEIRFVVEGALDGLPLLRGQTARERAIELFAQLHVWDTEHNTGVLIYVLLADRRVEIVADRGIHAKAGAEAWSAICRGMETHFGTGDFGRGAVQGIEAVTQLVTRHFPLAPGDRNELPDAPLLL; translated from the coding sequence ATGGATCTCGCAAGACTCCTACGCCACCTCACGACGACTGCGGCGCATGTGCGCCACGCCTTCCCCGCATCCGCGCTGAGCTCGATCGAGCATGCGATCGCCGCGAGCGAGGCCACCCATGCGGGAGAGATCCGGTTCGTCGTCGAAGGCGCGCTCGACGGCCTGCCGCTGCTGCGCGGCCAGACGGCGCGCGAACGGGCCATCGAGCTCTTTGCGCAGCTGCATGTCTGGGACACCGAACACAACACCGGCGTGCTGATCTACGTGCTGCTGGCGGACCGCCGCGTCGAGATCGTCGCCGACCGGGGCATCCATGCCAAGGCCGGCGCCGAGGCCTGGTCCGCGATCTGCCGCGGCATGGAAACGCACTTCGGCACCGGCGACTTCGGCCGCGGCGCCGTTCAGGGCATCGAGGCCGTCACGCAACTGGTGACGCGCCATTTCCCTCTTGCGCCCGGCGACCGCAACGAGTTGCCCGACGCACCGCTCCTGCTCTGA
- a CDS encoding LemA family protein gives MRYFFATLLAALTVALSGCGYNTFQSTEEQIKASWSEVLNQYQRRADLIPNIVATVKGEANFEQETLTKVVEARAKATSIQATPELVNNPEAFNKFQAAQGELSSALSRLLVVTENYPNLKANQGFQDLRVQLEGTENRITVARGRYVKAVQDYNVAVRSFPSNLTAMVFGYGVKANFTVTDEAALAVPPKVDLGGIGASGAKK, from the coding sequence ATGCGCTACTTCTTCGCCACCCTTCTCGCCGCGCTGACGGTCGCGCTGTCCGGCTGCGGCTACAACACCTTCCAGTCCACCGAGGAGCAGATCAAGGCCAGCTGGTCAGAGGTGCTGAACCAGTACCAGCGCCGCGCCGACCTGATCCCGAACATAGTCGCCACCGTCAAGGGCGAGGCCAACTTCGAGCAGGAGACGCTCACGAAGGTCGTCGAGGCGCGCGCCAAGGCCACCTCGATCCAGGCCACCCCGGAGCTGGTCAACAACCCCGAGGCGTTCAACAAGTTCCAGGCCGCGCAGGGCGAGTTGTCGAGCGCGCTGTCGCGCCTGCTGGTGGTCACCGAGAACTACCCAAACCTGAAGGCCAACCAGGGCTTCCAGGACCTGCGCGTGCAGCTCGAGGGCACCGAGAACCGCATCACCGTGGCGCGCGGCCGCTACGTCAAGGCGGTACAGGACTACAACGTCGCGGTTCGCAGCTTCCCGAGCAACCTGACGGCGATGGTGTTCGGCTACGGTGTGAAGGCGAATTTCACCGTCACCGACGAGGCTGCGCTCGCCGTGCCGCCGAAGGTCGATCTCGGCGGCATCGGCGCCTCGGGTGCCAAGAAGTGA
- a CDS encoding copper resistance system multicopper oxidase, giving the protein MNRHHADRRAAECHVLPRRRFLRGTAGMATVLAWPLGANAVVKESHLALPLSSSRVDTQFELTLARTQVNFTGTPASAITLNGTVPGPLLRMHEGRDVTITLTNRLDEVTAAHWHGLKVPNNMDGVPGVTFPGIKPGETFQYRFDLRQSGTYWYHSHAILQEPAGFYAPLIIDPLDREPFGYDREYVVMLSEWVDTPPETVLANLKKVEGYYNDRRQTLPDLYAELKAARSPQEREAIWNERVAWARMRMDPTDATDGGSQWQFLVHGQRVEDNWTALFKPGERIRLRLINASAMNFFDVSIPGLELTVVQADGQNVRPVKVRELRMGNGETYDVIVKPTERKAYTLFAATSGRIGFARGTLAPELGMEGEIPPMGSRPVRTMAEMAGAHGGGHGTAPATQPVAATVDPHAGHGAVPATPAPAPADPHAMHGGMEGMPMQRGMPGMGGVPTGGAQATDSLADGLKDRLAYADLEALTPMRLPAAPAKKIDMRLTGDMNRYIWSINDKKMSQATLFEARVGERLEIRLINETMMEHPMHMHGAFFVVDNGKGERAPLKHTVIVKPGETITVHTSFDEPGPWVFHCHLFYHAAAGMVQAIVVK; this is encoded by the coding sequence ATGAACCGCCACCACGCCGACCGGAGGGCCGCCGAATGCCATGTCCTGCCGCGGCGCCGCTTCCTGCGGGGCACGGCCGGCATGGCCACGGTGCTGGCCTGGCCGCTCGGCGCCAACGCCGTCGTGAAGGAGTCGCACCTCGCCCTGCCGCTGTCGTCTTCGCGGGTCGACACCCAGTTCGAACTGACGCTGGCGCGCACCCAGGTCAACTTCACCGGCACGCCGGCGTCGGCCATCACCCTCAACGGCACGGTTCCGGGCCCGCTGCTGCGCATGCACGAAGGCCGTGACGTCACGATCACCCTGACCAATCGGCTCGACGAGGTGACCGCGGCGCACTGGCACGGTCTCAAGGTCCCGAACAACATGGACGGCGTGCCCGGCGTGACGTTTCCCGGCATCAAGCCGGGCGAGACCTTCCAGTACCGCTTCGATTTGCGCCAGAGCGGCACCTACTGGTACCACAGCCACGCGATCCTGCAGGAACCCGCCGGCTTCTACGCCCCGCTGATCATCGATCCGCTGGACCGCGAGCCGTTTGGCTACGACCGCGAGTACGTCGTGATGCTGTCCGAGTGGGTCGACACGCCGCCGGAGACGGTACTGGCAAACCTGAAGAAGGTCGAGGGCTACTACAACGACCGCCGCCAGACCCTGCCCGACCTCTATGCCGAGCTGAAGGCGGCGCGCAGTCCGCAAGAGCGGGAGGCAATCTGGAACGAGCGTGTGGCCTGGGCGCGCATGCGCATGGACCCCACCGACGCCACCGACGGCGGCAGCCAGTGGCAGTTCCTCGTGCACGGCCAGCGCGTCGAGGACAACTGGACTGCACTGTTCAAGCCCGGCGAGCGCATCCGCCTGCGTCTCATCAACGCCTCGGCGATGAACTTCTTCGACGTCTCGATCCCCGGCCTGGAGCTGACCGTCGTGCAGGCCGACGGGCAGAACGTGCGTCCGGTGAAGGTCCGCGAGCTGCGCATGGGCAACGGCGAGACCTACGACGTGATCGTGAAGCCCACTGAGCGCAAGGCCTACACGCTGTTTGCCGCGACATCCGGTCGCATCGGCTTCGCCCGCGGCACGCTCGCACCCGAGCTCGGCATGGAGGGCGAGATCCCTCCCATGGGGTCGCGACCCGTGCGCACCATGGCCGAGATGGCAGGCGCGCATGGCGGCGGCCACGGTACTGCGCCGGCGACCCAGCCGGTCGCTGCGACCGTGGACCCGCATGCCGGGCACGGCGCGGTGCCTGCTACCCCGGCCCCCGCGCCCGCCGACCCGCACGCGATGCACGGAGGCATGGAAGGCATGCCGATGCAGCGTGGAATGCCCGGCATGGGGGGCGTGCCGACGGGAGGCGCGCAGGCGACCGACTCGCTCGCCGACGGATTGAAGGACCGCCTCGCCTACGCCGATCTCGAGGCGCTGACGCCGATGCGACTGCCCGCGGCCCCGGCGAAGAAGATCGACATGCGCCTGACGGGCGACATGAACCGCTACATCTGGTCGATCAACGACAAGAAGATGTCGCAGGCCACCCTCTTCGAGGCGCGCGTCGGCGAGCGTCTGGAGATTCGCCTGATCAACGAAACCATGATGGAACACCCGATGCACATGCACGGCGCCTTCTTCGTGGTCGACAACGGCAAGGGCGAGCGCGCTCCGCTCAAGCACACCGTCATCGTCAAGCCGGGCGAGACCATCACGGTACACACCAGCTTCGACGAACCGGGGCCCTGGGTCTTCCACTGCCATCTCTTCTATCACGCGGCCGCCGGCATGGTCCAGGCCATCGTCGTCAAGTGA
- the tnpB gene encoding IS66 family insertion sequence element accessory protein TnpB: protein MFQLDEGLNVYLHRAPVDFRLNINGLAALAEQALRLDLFAECAYVFADGITRGLERAEHGGFTPVAIRHVEAVDINCLIHRALLHAPGWSTEVRWYGSSQAGPKQVRSC from the coding sequence GTGTTCCAGCTCGACGAAGGCCTGAATGTGTACCTGCACCGCGCGCCGGTGGACTTCCGGCTGAACATCAACGGCCTGGCTGCCCTGGCGGAGCAGGCGCTGCGGCTGGACCTTTTCGCCGAATGCGCGTACGTGTTCGCCGATGGCATCACGCGTGGCCTTGAACGTGCGGAGCACGGCGGCTTCACGCCCGTCGCCATACGACATGTAGAAGCTGTAGACATCAATTGCTTGATCCATCGCGCACTCCTGCATGCACCGGGCTGGTCGACCGAAGTTCGATGGTATGGATCCTCGCAGGCCGGGCCGAAGCAAGTCCGATCGTGTTGA
- a CDS encoding MFS transporter, translated as MTNSPRLEEQRSPMAVGLGPWQLAWLAAAVFVVSAGYGALMPLLPAWLTPLIAAGGQAEVARHVGLLSGLYAAGVLVGAPLWGLVSDRGGRGRILVAGLIGYVASLLPLLRPDWIGLAGIYASRGATGFFVAAVVPVVPALVAEHTPQGQRARRFAWLGAMSLLGFLFGPGLNAAAVQMSVALASIGAGTFDPTNLVIVMSAALGGMMMLGLAATLPRVAPAAPEDDTLPASADRKRAMALWGLNGAVMFVLAGFELGIVLQGQQHPTLSSREISLMFAECSLVMLGVNALLFFTGLLERAAGRGVMAAGLVLAIAGLAMLAQHRSDAWMYVGVSFTAAGTGLVLPTISYLAAGASRRRLGATMGGLAAAAGFGQTLGSAAAGWLFGAVAQLSFAWLALPLLATLGTLIVRPAWWSTEDPLPQSPRRSFDPTSERHPQEP; from the coding sequence ATGACGAACTCACCTCGCCTCGAAGAGCAGCGATCGCCGATGGCGGTCGGGCTGGGGCCGTGGCAACTCGCGTGGCTCGCGGCCGCTGTCTTCGTCGTCTCCGCCGGCTATGGCGCGCTGATGCCCTTGTTGCCGGCCTGGCTGACGCCACTGATCGCGGCCGGCGGCCAGGCCGAGGTCGCACGCCATGTCGGCCTGCTCAGCGGCCTGTACGCCGCCGGGGTGCTGGTCGGCGCGCCGCTGTGGGGCCTGGTCTCCGACCGCGGGGGCCGCGGACGCATCCTGGTGGCCGGTCTGATCGGCTACGTCGCCAGCCTGCTGCCTCTGTTGCGGCCCGACTGGATCGGGCTCGCCGGCATCTACGCGTCACGTGGGGCCACCGGCTTCTTCGTGGCGGCCGTCGTGCCCGTTGTACCCGCGCTTGTCGCCGAGCACACGCCGCAAGGTCAGCGCGCCCGCCGGTTCGCGTGGCTCGGCGCAATGTCTTTGCTGGGCTTCCTGTTCGGACCGGGCCTCAACGCGGCCGCCGTGCAGATGTCCGTCGCGCTGGCCAGCATCGGCGCAGGCACTTTCGATCCGACGAATCTGGTGATCGTCATGTCGGCGGCGCTGGGCGGGATGATGATGCTGGGACTGGCCGCCACGCTGCCGCGCGTCGCACCGGCCGCACCCGAGGACGACACGCTGCCGGCGTCTGCCGATCGCAAGCGCGCGATGGCGCTGTGGGGACTGAACGGCGCGGTCATGTTCGTGCTGGCCGGCTTCGAACTCGGCATCGTGCTGCAGGGCCAGCAGCACCCGACGTTGTCGTCGCGCGAGATCTCGCTGATGTTCGCCGAGTGCAGCCTCGTGATGCTCGGCGTCAACGCGCTGCTGTTCTTCACCGGGCTGCTCGAGCGTGCCGCCGGCCGCGGCGTGATGGCGGCCGGGCTCGTGCTGGCGATCGCCGGGTTGGCGATGCTGGCGCAGCACCGCAGCGACGCCTGGATGTACGTCGGCGTCAGTTTCACCGCCGCGGGCACCGGCCTCGTGCTGCCGACGATCTCCTACCTCGCAGCCGGAGCCTCCCGGCGGCGGCTCGGCGCGACGATGGGCGGGCTGGCCGCGGCAGCGGGCTTCGGGCAGACGCTCGGTTCGGCGGCCGCCGGCTGGCTGTTCGGCGCCGTGGCCCAGCTCAGCTTCGCGTGGCTTGCGCTGCCGCTGCTCGCCACGCTGGGCACCCTGATAGTGCGGCCCGCGTGGTGGTCGACCGAGGACCCCCTGCCGCAGTCGCCTCGCCGTTCCTTCGACCCGACTTCCGAACGACACCCACAGGAGCCCTGA